From the genome of Streptobacillus ratti, one region includes:
- the cas2 gene encoding CRISPR-associated endonuclease Cas2, which produces MRLLVYFDLPVLTKLERKQAQDFRKNLLNEGFIMMQFSCYSRFCRNDAECSKYFSRIKKLSNKLSGGEIRILKITNKQYENMLVLVKEPKLSEIKISKNPLVIF; this is translated from the coding sequence TTATTTTGATTTACCAGTATTAACTAAATTAGAAAGAAAACAAGCTCAAGATTTTAGAAAAAATTTATTAAATGAAGGTTTCATTATGATGCAATTTTCTTGTTATTCAAGATTTTGCAGAAATGATGCTGAATGTTCAAAATATTTTAGTAGAATAAAGAAATTAAGTAATAAATTGAGTGGTGGAGAAATAAGGATTTTAAAAATTACTAATAAACAATATGAAAATATGTTAGTATTAGTAAAAGAACCTAAATTATCTGAAATAAAGATTTCAAAAAATCCGTTAGTTATTTTTTAA
- the gpmA gene encoding 2,3-diphosphoglycerate-dependent phosphoglycerate mutase, protein MKLVLVRHGESEWNLQNRFTGWIDVDLTEKGVQEAKNGGQALKELGYTFDVAFTSFQKRANKTLNYILEEIDQLYLPVYKSWRLNERHYGALQGLNKAETAKQYGEEQVHIWRRSFDVAPPHVELTDEVNYPRFQARYKDIPESECPRGESLKDTIARVLPYWDSNISKELKAGKDVIVVAHGNSLRSLIKYLLNIDDVKILDLNLPTGKPLVFEINENLEIVSAPELF, encoded by the coding sequence ATGAAATTAGTATTAGTACGTCATGGAGAAAGTGAATGGAATTTACAAAACAGATTTACAGGTTGGATAGATGTAGATTTAACTGAAAAAGGGGTTCAAGAAGCTAAAAATGGAGGACAAGCTTTAAAAGAATTAGGTTATACTTTTGATGTTGCTTTCACTTCTTTTCAAAAAAGAGCTAATAAAACTCTTAACTATATTTTAGAAGAAATCGACCAATTATATTTACCAGTATATAAATCTTGGAGATTAAACGAAAGACACTATGGAGCTTTACAAGGTTTAAATAAAGCAGAAACTGCTAAACAATATGGTGAAGAACAAGTACATATTTGGAGAAGAAGTTTTGATGTAGCACCTCCTCATGTTGAATTAACAGATGAAGTAAATTATCCAAGATTCCAAGCTAGATATAAGGATATACCAGAATCTGAATGTCCAAGAGGAGAAAGTTTAAAAGATACTATAGCAAGAGTTTTACCTTACTGGGATTCAAATATATCAAAAGAACTTAAAGCAGGTAAAGATGTAATAGTTGTTGCACACGGAAATAGCTTAAGATCATTAATTAAATATTTATTAAACATTGATGATGTTAAAATACTTGATTTAAACTTACCTACTGGAAAACCATTAGTATTTGAAATAAATGAAAACTTAGAAATAGTTTCAGCACCTGAATTATTCTAG
- a CDS encoding META domain-containing protein — MKKIILTILSAITLFACTSIKPLDVENKEFVLETIEYTENNILDTIGKGMTLEFRAKKLSGKSSVNNFFTGYKIENNKLILDDINLTRMAGSQEDMDLESEYLNALSTNKHISKKGEKLVLESKNGIKLVYIQELNNESLENKNFKLINDEFKDNEFTIGFKENNIFGKSGINRYFSSYEIKGNVLFLQNIGTTLMAGESNLMALESKYLGMLSNVSGIKYENKMLILYTKDNQKLIFEEIK, encoded by the coding sequence ATGAAAAAGATTATTTTAACAATATTATCAGCAATAACATTATTTGCTTGTACTAGTATTAAACCATTGGATGTTGAAAATAAGGAATTTGTCCTTGAAACTATAGAATATACAGAAAATAACATTTTAGATACTATAGGTAAAGGAATGACTCTGGAATTTAGAGCTAAAAAATTATCAGGTAAAAGTTCAGTAAATAATTTTTTTACTGGATATAAAATAGAAAATAATAAATTAATATTAGATGATATAAATCTAACTAGAATGGCTGGAAGTCAAGAGGATATGGATTTAGAAAGTGAATATTTAAATGCTTTATCAACTAATAAACATATTAGTAAAAAAGGAGAAAAATTAGTACTTGAATCTAAAAATGGAATTAAACTTGTATATATACAAGAATTAAATAATGAAAGTTTAGAAAATAAGAATTTTAAATTAATTAATGATGAATTTAAAGACAATGAATTTACTATAGGATTCAAAGAAAATAATATTTTTGGTAAAAGTGGAATAAATAGATACTTTAGTAGTTATGAAATTAAAGGTAATGTATTATTCTTACAAAATATAGGTACTACTTTAATGGCTGGAGAATCTAATCTTATGGCACTTGAATCTAAATATTTAGGAATGTTAAGTAATGTAAGTGGTATAAAATATGAAAATAAAATGTTGATACTTTATACTAAAGATAATCAAAAATTAATATTTGAAGAAATAAAATAA